Proteins from one Legionella taurinensis genomic window:
- a CDS encoding SGNH/GDSL hydrolase family protein has product MKKIASIVAAILLSFSSHALNNRFDTMVIFGDSMSDNGNIYRFLWHYLPASPPYYDGRFSNGPLWVEYLYQHYFPTDYTAGFQDYAVGGAGAVLSYKENLPFTLTFELDNYLYWHTYGRKETTLYTLWIGANNYLNGPTNVEPLTDGVVAAIGSVAERLISYGGNKFLIVNLPDIGHAPFARENSNEELLTLLTVTHNRKLKAEVERLKAKYPDVTFIYFDIYSYFVDATQHANDYGLTNTEEPCYLGGYTGWVKALLPDEDELLENMRKRYPKLTEQQWLMINSNPELHEAMLTDYVHALLPARLQDEPLQCDGYLFWDRVHPTTTVHRFIADKVKELIDDAGLLAVLPDNEMKKAS; this is encoded by the coding sequence ATGAAAAAAATTGCAAGCATTGTAGCCGCTATCCTGTTAAGTTTTTCCAGTCATGCCCTAAATAACCGCTTCGATACCATGGTTATTTTTGGGGACAGCATGTCTGACAATGGCAATATTTACCGCTTTCTCTGGCACTATCTGCCGGCATCCCCCCCTTATTATGACGGCCGCTTTTCCAATGGACCTTTATGGGTGGAATACCTCTATCAACATTATTTCCCCACGGACTACACCGCAGGCTTTCAGGATTACGCCGTTGGCGGTGCGGGGGCGGTCTTGTCCTACAAGGAAAACCTGCCGTTCACCTTGACGTTTGAGCTCGATAATTACCTGTATTGGCATACCTATGGGCGTAAGGAAACCACGTTGTATACCTTGTGGATTGGTGCGAATAATTATTTGAATGGCCCGACCAATGTCGAACCATTAACGGATGGGGTGGTGGCAGCCATTGGTTCGGTAGCCGAGCGGCTTATCAGCTATGGCGGCAACAAATTTTTAATCGTGAACCTGCCAGACATCGGTCATGCCCCGTTTGCCCGGGAAAACAGCAATGAAGAGTTACTGACGTTATTGACCGTGACTCACAACCGCAAATTGAAAGCGGAAGTGGAGCGGTTGAAAGCAAAATACCCGGATGTGACGTTCATCTATTTTGATATTTACAGCTATTTTGTTGATGCCACCCAGCATGCCAATGATTATGGATTAACCAATACCGAGGAGCCCTGTTATCTGGGGGGGTATACCGGCTGGGTGAAGGCTTTGCTGCCTGATGAGGATGAATTACTTGAAAACATGAGGAAACGTTATCCTAAGCTTACCGAACAGCAGTGGTTAATGATAAACTCCAATCCCGAGTTGCATGAAGCCATGCTAACCGATTATGTGCATGCGTTACTTCCCGCTCGACTTCAGGATGAACCTTTACAATGCGACGGCTACCTTTTCTGGGATCGTGTTCATCCGACCACGACTGTGCACCGTTTTATTGCTGACAAGGTAAAGGAACTCATTGATGATGCGGGTTTGTTGGCGGTATTGCCTGACAACGAGATGAAGAAGGCCAGTTGA
- the yjgA gene encoding ribosome biogenesis factor YjgA, translating into MEESKSKSQKKREADALQKLGVELIGLSQAKLDQLPLPPNLRQAIMDAKTIRSHGAIRRQAQLIGKLMRAADNEAIATAYNQFIEEDNARTAAFHELEQWRDRLITEGKDALTQFIDCYHPEDVQQLRQLVKKAIEERDKDTHAGASKALFRFLRSCL; encoded by the coding sequence ATGGAAGAGTCGAAAAGTAAATCACAAAAAAAACGCGAGGCGGATGCATTACAGAAATTGGGTGTGGAATTAATTGGCTTAAGCCAGGCCAAACTGGATCAATTGCCCCTGCCGCCCAATTTGCGGCAGGCCATTATGGACGCCAAAACGATCAGGAGCCATGGGGCAATCCGCCGTCAGGCCCAACTGATTGGTAAATTAATGCGTGCGGCGGACAATGAAGCCATTGCCACGGCCTATAATCAATTTATTGAGGAAGACAATGCCAGGACGGCTGCGTTTCACGAGTTGGAGCAATGGCGCGATCGCTTGATTACGGAAGGCAAGGACGCCCTTACGCAATTTATTGATTGCTACCATCCAGAGGATGTACAGCAGCTTCGCCAATTGGTTAAAAAAGCCATTGAAGAACGGGATAAGGACACCCATGCCGGTGCATCGAAAGCATTATTTCGTTTTCTAAGGTCCTGTTTATAA